A portion of the uncultured Bacteroides sp. genome contains these proteins:
- a CDS encoding LacI family DNA-binding transcriptional regulator, whose amino-acid sequence MENKIYTIKDIARMAEVSAGTVDRVLHNRGEVSKASLAKVQKVLEEIDYQPNMFAIGLAAKKKYNFVCLIPYYEEEDYWHSVSRGIERAAQEYRPFNVSIDYVRYQHANENSYLEACRILQKTVVDAVLIAPNFREQTLTLVRHLKENKIPYAFIDFNIEGANALKYIGQDSYMSGYIAAKILMRDYKEGQELVFFQANNKDNPAEIQMQRRIEGFMKYMSDAYAGVKIVEFVLNKAETSDDRETLDAFFAAHPKAKLGVVFNSRVYQVGNYLLQSGKHMDALIGYDLLRKNVELLQSGEVKYLIGQRPALQGYRGIKALCEHVVFKKPVTAVKYMPIDILMKENIDFYFEFE is encoded by the coding sequence ATGGAAAACAAGATTTATACAATTAAAGACATTGCCCGCATGGCGGAAGTTTCTGCCGGCACTGTAGATAGGGTGTTGCACAATCGGGGTGAAGTATCTAAAGCCAGTCTCGCAAAAGTACAGAAAGTTCTCGAAGAGATTGATTATCAACCCAATATGTTTGCTATCGGATTGGCTGCAAAGAAAAAATATAATTTTGTCTGCCTTATACCTTATTATGAGGAAGAGGATTATTGGCACTCTGTGTCACGCGGCATAGAGCGCGCGGCACAAGAATACCGTCCATTCAATGTATCCATTGATTATGTGAGGTATCAGCATGCCAATGAAAATTCTTATCTGGAAGCGTGTAGAATCTTGCAGAAAACTGTGGTCGATGCCGTACTTATAGCACCAAACTTTCGTGAACAAACACTGACATTGGTAAGGCATCTGAAAGAAAATAAGATTCCGTATGCATTCATCGACTTTAATATTGAAGGTGCTAATGCACTGAAGTATATCGGACAAGATTCGTATATGAGTGGATATATTGCCGCAAAAATATTGATGCGTGATTACAAAGAGGGACAGGAATTAGTCTTCTTTCAGGCAAACAATAAGGATAATCCGGCAGAAATACAGATGCAACGCCGAATAGAAGGGTTTATGAAGTACATGTCTGATGCCTATGCCGGTGTGAAAATAGTAGAGTTTGTATTGAATAAAGCGGAGACATCGGATGATAGAGAAACGCTGGATGCTTTTTTTGCTGCTCATCCTAAAGCTAAGCTGGGAGTTGTGTTTAATTCACGCGTTTATCAGGTAGGCAACTACTTGCTCCAAAGCGGCAAGCACATGGATGCGCTGATTGGTTATGATTTATTACGAAAGAACGTGGAGTTGCTACAATCGGGAGAGGTTAAATATCTTATTGGGCAACGACCGGCTTTGCAAGGATATCGGGGCATAAAAGCTCTTTGTGAGCATGTCGTCTTTAAAAAACCTGTAACGGCTGTGAAGTATATGCCTATCGATATATTGATGAAAGAGAATATAGATTTCTATTTTGAATTTGAATAA
- the uxaC gene encoding glucuronate isomerase, with amino-acid sequence MKNFMDENFLLQTETAQKLYHDHAAKMPIIDYHCHLIPKMVADDHKFQSLTEIWLGGDHYKWRAMRTNGIDERYCTGKDTTDWEKFEKWAETVPYTMRNPLYHWTHLELKTAFGINKILNAKTAREIYDECNEKLAQPEYSARGMMRRYKVEVVCTTDDPIDSLEYHIQTRESGFEVKMLPTWRPDKAMAVEVAADFRAYMEKLAEVSGITISTFDDMVNALRKRHEFFATQGCKLSDHGIEEFYAEDYTDAEIKAIFTKVYGGAELTKEEILKFKSAMLIVFGEMDAETGWAQQFHYGAIRNNNTKMFKLLGPDTGFDSIGEFSTAKAMAKYFDRLNSNGKLAKTILYNLNPCANEVIATMLGNFQDGTVAGKIQFGSGWWFLDQKDGMEKQMNALSVLGLLSRFVGMLTDSRSFLSYPRHEYFRRTLCNLVGRDIENGEIPMAEIERANQMIEDISYNNAKNFFQF; translated from the coding sequence ATGAAAAATTTCATGGATGAAAACTTCTTGTTGCAAACGGAAACTGCACAGAAATTGTATCACGATCATGCGGCTAAGATGCCAATTATCGATTACCACTGTCACTTGATTCCTAAAATGGTTGCTGACGACCATAAGTTTCAATCGCTTACGGAAATATGGTTGGGAGGCGACCACTACAAATGGCGCGCCATGCGTACCAACGGAATAGACGAGCGTTATTGCACAGGTAAGGATACAACAGACTGGGAGAAATTTGAGAAGTGGGCCGAAACAGTGCCTTACACCATGAGAAACCCATTGTATCACTGGACTCATCTGGAACTGAAGACTGCTTTTGGTATCAACAAGATTTTGAATGCTAAAACAGCCCGTGAGATATACGACGAATGTAACGAGAAACTGGCTCAACCGGAATACTCAGCTCGTGGCATGATGCGCAGATATAAAGTAGAAGTTGTTTGCACTACGGACGATCCTATCGATTCATTGGAGTATCACATTCAGACTCGTGAAAGTGGTTTTGAAGTAAAAATGCTACCCACATGGCGTCCTGACAAAGCTATGGCTGTAGAAGTAGCTGCGGATTTCCGTGCATACATGGAGAAGCTGGCCGAAGTGAGTGGCATTACCATCTCTACTTTCGATGATATGGTGAATGCATTACGCAAACGTCACGAATTCTTCGCTACTCAAGGCTGTAAACTCTCTGACCACGGTATTGAAGAGTTTTATGCTGAAGACTACACAGATGCTGAAATCAAAGCTATATTTACTAAAGTATATGGTGGAGCAGAATTAACTAAAGAAGAAATATTGAAGTTCAAATCGGCTATGCTTATCGTTTTTGGCGAAATGGATGCTGAAACAGGATGGGCACAGCAGTTCCACTATGGAGCTATCCGCAACAACAATACTAAGATGTTTAAGCTTCTTGGTCCTGATACCGGTTTCGATTCAATCGGCGAATTTTCTACAGCTAAAGCGATGGCCAAATATTTTGATCGTTTAAATAGCAATGGCAAGTTGGCTAAAACGATTTTATACAATCTCAATCCTTGCGCTAACGAAGTGATTGCTACCATGCTGGGTAACTTCCAGGACGGTACCGTTGCGGGTAAGATCCAATTCGGTTCAGGTTGGTGGTTCCTCGATCAGAAAGACGGTATGGAAAAGCAAATGAACGCACTTTCAGTACTCGGTTTGCTGAGCCGCTTTGTCGGTATGCTCACCGATTCTCGCTCATTCCTCTCTTATCCACGTCACGAGTACTTCCGTCGCACACTTTGCAACTTGGTAGGCCGTGATATTGAGAATGGAGAAATTCCTATGGCTGAGATAGAACGAGCTAATCAGATGATTGAAGATATCAGTTATAACAACGCAAAGAATTTCTTTCAATTTTAA
- a CDS encoding acyltransferase — MTDEELQSKTITWLRFPMIVGVLLIHSYNPNLNNGGMLLRDIPVTYPLFQFIRNLSSEVVARFCVPLFFLIAGYLFFYRISTFTPSIYAGKLKKRIHSLLVPYLFWNAFALLAYVLLQEVFGIHNLAYGALPKVSAWEWTDYLRCFWDIRSPHYPLIYPLWFIRDLMITSLLTPFIYIGIKHLKAFFPLAFFFIWVFSLPVGVVGINTGALFFFSIGAYFSLNQRNLVTESRKLFRFSMLYPVVALADTLCKGHDIDSYLHPIGILLGMLFTVNLISYLLQKNRIKESTYLAGASFFVYAAHEQMLSQIRKMLITVIPPQSESAYFALYLLPMLATILITLAIYYLLKRYCSAAMKIMVGARN; from the coding sequence ATGACAGACGAAGAATTACAATCAAAAACAATCACCTGGCTACGCTTCCCCATGATTGTGGGAGTTTTACTCATTCACAGCTACAATCCTAATCTGAATAATGGAGGAATGTTGCTTAGAGATATTCCCGTCACCTATCCCCTCTTTCAATTTATTAGAAATCTATCTTCCGAAGTTGTGGCCCGTTTTTGTGTACCGTTGTTTTTCCTCATCGCAGGCTACCTGTTCTTCTATCGGATCTCTACTTTTACACCAAGCATCTACGCCGGTAAACTGAAAAAACGCATCCATTCTCTACTCGTGCCCTATCTCTTTTGGAATGCATTCGCTTTACTTGCCTATGTGTTGCTTCAAGAAGTGTTTGGCATTCATAACTTGGCTTATGGCGCTCTGCCAAAAGTTTCAGCATGGGAGTGGACAGACTATTTGAGATGTTTTTGGGATATTCGTTCGCCCCACTATCCACTGATCTACCCATTATGGTTCATTCGTGATCTGATGATAACCTCACTCCTAACCCCCTTCATCTACATCGGCATCAAGCATCTGAAAGCGTTTTTCCCCCTTGCATTCTTCTTTATTTGGGTATTTAGCTTGCCCGTCGGTGTTGTAGGTATAAACACAGGAGCTCTTTTTTTCTTCTCAATAGGTGCTTATTTCAGTCTGAATCAGAGAAACCTAGTCACCGAGAGTCGAAAATTATTCCGTTTTTCCATGCTCTACCCAGTGGTAGCTCTTGCTGATACGCTTTGCAAAGGGCACGACATAGATTCCTATCTGCATCCTATAGGCATTTTGCTAGGTATGCTCTTCACAGTCAACCTTATCTCCTACCTATTGCAGAAGAACAGAATAAAAGAAAGTACATATTTGGCTGGCGCAAGCTTCTTTGTATACGCAGCTCACGAGCAGATGCTGAGTCAGATACGCAAAATGTTAATCACGGTAATTCCTCCCCAAAGCGAAAGCGCCTACTTCGCTCTTTACCTTCTTCCGATGCTGGCAACTATTCTCATAACGCTTGCCATCTATTATTTACTGAAAAGATATTGCTCGGCTGCAATGAAAATAATGGTGGGAGCACGAAACTAA
- a CDS encoding zinc ribbon domain-containing protein, with product MEQKICQSCGMPMTAAEEFGNNQDGTLNQDYCVYCFKDGNFTEQMTMDEMITHCAEYSDSLKDENGNNISKKESIANMKAYFPTLKRWKQQ from the coding sequence ATGGAACAGAAAATTTGCCAAAGTTGTGGTATGCCAATGACAGCTGCAGAGGAGTTTGGAAACAATCAAGATGGAACTTTAAATCAAGATTACTGTGTTTATTGCTTTAAAGATGGTAACTTTACAGAGCAAATGACAATGGACGAAATGATTACTCATTGTGCCGAATATTCCGATTCATTGAAAGATGAAAACGGAAACAACATCAGTAAGAAAGAGTCCATTGCCAACATGAAAGCTTATTTCCCAACATTAAAGCGCTGGAAACAGCAGTAA
- a CDS encoding GyrI-like domain-containing protein, with product MEQTIKEKVCQSCGMPMAATEHFGTNTNGSPCTDYCCFCFQQGGFTHNMSMEQTIENSVSYMDGSEKTDGHTLTKSEAALKMYIQLPTLKRWASHEITHQEYFTAINRAVDYINEHLNESINLYDLAGVANISGFHFHRIFKALMNESPGEYIQRLRLEKAIFKLQTTQQTLTEIAEQTGYQSPHALSKAFKKRFGVSPSVFRAQPSDLTVPIDEPIFLPVNPEFKELAPKEVIIIRVINPFQEENAYIHAWQKLIRFMNVNGIPDETHEYISLSRDISTITQPDHCRKYVCITANPGIRPKGEFGKQTIAGGLYAVFTYQGAYKNLESLYCSIYRNWIPNSNYELRDAAFFEKYLNTPDVVSQDELLTEVYIPVSQCRRTNLLPVK from the coding sequence ATGGAACAAACGATCAAAGAAAAAGTATGTCAGAGTTGCGGCATGCCAATGGCTGCAACCGAACACTTTGGAACAAACACTAACGGTAGTCCCTGCACGGACTACTGTTGTTTTTGCTTTCAACAAGGAGGTTTCACGCACAATATGAGCATGGAACAAACAATCGAAAACTCGGTAAGTTATATGGATGGTTCCGAAAAGACTGATGGACACACCCTGACCAAAAGCGAAGCTGCACTGAAAATGTATATCCAACTACCCACACTAAAACGGTGGGCTTCGCATGAAATCACTCATCAGGAATATTTTACTGCTATCAACCGTGCTGTAGATTATATCAATGAACATTTGAATGAATCCATCAATTTGTACGATCTGGCAGGTGTAGCCAACATTTCAGGTTTCCATTTTCATCGCATATTCAAAGCATTGATGAACGAAAGCCCCGGCGAATATATTCAGAGACTACGACTGGAAAAAGCCATTTTCAAACTACAAACTACGCAACAAACACTTACCGAAATTGCCGAACAGACAGGCTATCAAAGTCCACATGCATTATCCAAAGCATTCAAGAAACGGTTTGGTGTGTCTCCATCTGTCTTTCGTGCGCAACCTTCCGACTTGACCGTTCCTATTGATGAACCCATCTTTTTACCGGTAAACCCCGAGTTTAAAGAACTCGCTCCCAAAGAAGTGATTATTATACGAGTGATTAATCCTTTTCAAGAAGAGAATGCTTATATCCATGCATGGCAAAAATTAATCCGGTTCATGAACGTTAATGGTATTCCTGATGAAACACATGAATACATCAGCCTGAGCAGAGATATTTCCACCATCACACAGCCCGATCATTGCCGAAAATATGTTTGTATTACAGCTAATCCGGGAATAAGGCCCAAAGGCGAATTTGGCAAGCAAACCATTGCAGGCGGGTTGTATGCAGTGTTTACCTACCAAGGAGCATACAAAAACCTTGAATCATTATATTGTTCTATTTACCGTAATTGGATTCCCAACAGTAACTATGAATTGAGAGATGCGGCGTTTTTCGAAAAATACCTCAATACACCCGACGTTGTGTCACAAGATGAATTGCTCACGGAAGTATATATTCCGGTTAGCCAATGCCGGAGAACGAACCTACTACCGGTGAAATAA
- a CDS encoding TIGR02757 family protein: protein MAVKIENLAELPDNWYLCNMQIKDLLEELTEKYNVRSFIETDPIQFPRRFTFLQDVEISALLTSVITWGRRDIVCRDADRLHQLLGENPHEYIMSCRWSALEGSARNIHRTFFERDLWNICKGLYSYYSNHESLEELFLSEGGVLEGLNRLSALTNTKHISSPQTQSPCKRTNLMLRWLVRNDGIVDMGVWKQITPSELIIPLDVHVGRVSRTIWDDLPRTERLKTALAITGYLAELCPKDPCKYDFALFGFGEEQSKLFHR, encoded by the coding sequence TTGGCTGTAAAGATAGAAAATTTAGCTGAATTACCGGATAATTGGTATCTTTGCAACATGCAAATAAAGGATTTATTAGAAGAATTGACAGAGAAGTACAATGTGCGCTCGTTCATCGAAACCGACCCGATTCAATTTCCCCGCAGGTTCACCTTTTTACAAGACGTGGAGATTTCTGCACTGCTGACATCCGTTATCACGTGGGGTAGGCGCGATATTGTTTGTCGGGATGCCGACAGATTGCATCAACTGTTGGGTGAAAATCCCCATGAATATATCATGAGTTGCCGATGGTCTGCTTTGGAAGGCTCTGCTAGAAATATTCATCGCACTTTCTTTGAACGTGATTTGTGGAACATCTGCAAGGGATTATACAGCTATTACTCCAATCATGAATCATTGGAAGAATTATTTCTGAGTGAAGGAGGAGTACTTGAAGGTCTAAATCGGCTTTCTGCATTGACAAATACGAAGCATATCTCTTCTCCTCAAACGCAGAGTCCCTGTAAGCGTACAAACTTGATGCTGCGTTGGTTGGTGAGGAACGATGGCATAGTAGATATGGGGGTATGGAAACAAATTACTCCCTCCGAACTGATCATTCCGCTGGATGTTCATGTAGGCAGGGTTTCTAGAACAATTTGGGACGATCTTCCACGAACGGAACGCTTGAAAACAGCCTTGGCCATCACCGGTTATTTAGCCGAACTCTGTCCTAAAGATCCTTGTAAGTACGATTTTGCGCTCTTTGGCTTTGGAGAGGAGCAGAGCAAGTTATTTCACCGGTAG
- a CDS encoding peptide MFS transporter, with amino-acid sequence MNNSPQATAKGFTKTFWVSNTVELFERMAYYAVFIVLTIYLSTILGFNDFEASMISGLFSGGLYLLPIFTGAYADKIGFRKSMITAFSLLSVAYLGLAVLPTFLEASGLVSYGVTTQFSGLPGSSERWIIVPILFTLMIGGSFIKSIISASVAKETTEATRARGYSIFYMMVNVGAFTGKTIIDPLRNQIGEQAYIYINYFSAGMTIIALLAVILLYKSAHSAGQGKSMSEIGKGFLRILTNWRLLILILIVTGFWIVQQQLYATMPKYVIRMAGETAKPGWIANVNPFIVVCCVSFVTRLMAKRSAITSMNVGMFLIPFSALLMACGNLLGKDIFGEMSNITLMMILGIVIQALAECFISPRYLEYFSLQAPKGEEGMYLGFSHLHSFLSSILGFGLAGILLTKYCPDPTLFESHEAWQAATVNAHYIWYYFAGIGLIAAIALLVFAKITKLVDKKKESKG; translated from the coding sequence ATGAACAATTCCCCGCAAGCTACCGCCAAAGGATTTACCAAAACCTTTTGGGTAAGCAACACAGTCGAACTGTTTGAGCGCATGGCCTATTATGCCGTATTCATCGTTCTAACCATTTACCTTTCTACAATTCTTGGATTTAATGATTTCGAAGCTAGTATGATTTCCGGCCTTTTCTCCGGTGGACTCTATTTATTGCCCATCTTTACCGGAGCGTATGCCGATAAAATAGGATTCCGAAAATCAATGATTACCGCCTTCTCTCTATTGTCAGTAGCTTATCTCGGGTTAGCTGTCCTACCCACCTTTTTAGAAGCTTCCGGATTGGTTAGCTATGGTGTCACCACACAGTTCAGTGGATTGCCCGGCAGTAGCGAACGTTGGATTATCGTACCCATCCTCTTCACCTTAATGATAGGTGGATCATTTATAAAATCCATCATATCAGCCTCTGTAGCCAAAGAAACCACTGAAGCTACCCGTGCCCGTGGATATTCGATCTTCTATATGATGGTCAATGTGGGAGCATTCACAGGAAAGACCATCATCGATCCTCTAAGAAATCAGATTGGAGAGCAAGCATACATTTACATCAACTACTTTTCGGCTGGCATGACCATCATTGCTCTGCTGGCGGTCATATTACTCTATAAATCAGCCCACTCTGCCGGTCAGGGAAAAAGTATGAGCGAGATTGGAAAAGGTTTTCTTCGCATTTTAACCAATTGGCGATTGCTGATTCTGATACTCATTGTTACCGGATTCTGGATTGTGCAACAACAGCTATATGCTACGATGCCTAAATATGTTATTCGAATGGCAGGAGAAACAGCAAAACCGGGTTGGATAGCCAACGTCAATCCTTTTATCGTGGTGTGTTGCGTAAGTTTTGTCACTCGCCTGATGGCAAAAAGATCAGCCATAACATCAATGAATGTCGGCATGTTTCTGATCCCATTTTCAGCCTTGCTCATGGCATGTGGCAATCTCTTAGGAAAGGATATTTTCGGTGAAATGAGCAATATCACTTTGATGATGATACTCGGCATTGTGATACAAGCATTGGCAGAATGCTTTATCTCTCCACGTTATCTGGAATATTTCTCCCTGCAAGCTCCCAAAGGAGAAGAAGGCATGTATCTCGGATTCAGCCATCTGCACTCATTCCTCTCCTCCATACTAGGATTTGGTCTGGCAGGAATCTTGTTGACGAAATACTGCCCCGATCCCACATTGTTTGAAAGTCATGAAGCTTGGCAAGCCGCCACAGTGAATGCCCATTACATATGGTATTATTTTGCCGGCATCGGTTTGATAGCTGCTATTGCACTCCTTGTATTTGCGAAAATCACTAAATTAGTCGACAAAAAGAAAGAAAGTAAAGGCTAA
- a CDS encoding MBL fold metallo-hydrolase: MKVKFISFGSGSSGNCYYLGTETYGILIDAGIGIRTIKRSLKEVNISMDSIRAVFVTHDHADHIKAVGHLGEKMNIPIYTTALIHEGINKSYCVTEKLQTSIRYLEKESPMQLEDFQIISFEVPHDGTDNVGYSFEIDGKVFSFLTDLGEITPTAAKYIRKANYLVIEANYDYEMLKMGPYPQYLKERISGPTGHMCNADTAEFLADNITEDLRYIWLCHLSKDNNHPELAYKTVEWKLRNKGIIAGKDVQLLALKRNTPSELYEFE, from the coding sequence ATGAAGGTAAAATTTATTAGCTTTGGTAGTGGCAGCAGTGGTAACTGCTATTATCTTGGCACTGAAACATACGGAATTCTGATTGACGCAGGTATCGGAATCCGCACGATTAAAAGATCTCTAAAAGAAGTAAATATCTCCATGGATAGCATTCGTGCTGTTTTTGTGACGCACGATCATGCCGATCACATCAAAGCCGTAGGGCATCTGGGCGAAAAAATGAATATTCCCATTTATACCACCGCGCTTATCCACGAAGGCATCAACAAAAGTTATTGTGTTACCGAAAAGCTACAAACTTCCATTCGATATTTAGAGAAAGAAAGTCCGATGCAGTTGGAAGATTTTCAAATCATCTCCTTCGAAGTACCTCATGATGGAACAGACAATGTGGGCTACTCTTTTGAAATAGATGGCAAAGTCTTCTCTTTCCTTACCGACCTTGGAGAAATAACGCCCACGGCAGCCAAGTACATACGCAAAGCCAACTATCTCGTCATAGAAGCTAATTATGACTATGAGATGTTGAAGATGGGGCCATATCCACAATATTTGAAAGAACGTATTTCGGGACCAACAGGACACATGTGTAATGCTGATACGGCCGAATTTCTAGCTGACAATATCACTGAAGATCTACGCTATATCTGGTTGTGCCATTTAAGCAAAGATAACAACCATCCCGAATTAGCATACAAGACAGTAGAATGGAAATTAAGAAACAAAGGGATTATAGCGGGGAAAGATGTGCAACTGCTTGCTTTAAAGCGTAATACGCCTTCGGAGCTGTACGAATTCGAGTAA
- a CDS encoding phosphatidylinositol-4-phosphate 5-kinase yields the protein MRYLYTAILLLFLSHTTIQAQGIGGFIGKISNSFSGEIKIGNYTFKDGSVYTGELKGHKPNGKGKTIFKNGDIYEGEYAKGKREGYGVYIFPDGEKYEGQWYQDQQHGIGTYYFLNNNRYTGMWYQDYQHGEGTMTYHNGDTYEGSWANDKREGKGTYIWKNGSKYVGLWKGDKKNGQGELSWNDGCKYTGNWKSDSRDGKGTFEYANGDKYVGDWVEDVQHGKGIYFFNTGDRYEGSYLQGERTGTGIYFHANGDKYVGNFKDGIQDGKGTFTWANGAVYEGDWKDNNRNGNGVYKWSNGDVYEGEWKNNQPNGQGLLTLTNGTKYKGTFVNGLEDGNGVQEDKEGNRYEGFFKQGKKHGPFVETDSSGKVIRKGTYKFGVLE from the coding sequence ATGAGATATCTCTACACTGCAATTCTTTTGCTCTTTCTTTCACATACTACTATTCAGGCTCAAGGCATTGGTGGTTTCATCGGAAAAATATCTAATTCTTTTTCCGGAGAGATCAAAATTGGTAATTATACCTTCAAAGACGGTTCTGTTTATACAGGCGAATTGAAGGGACATAAACCAAATGGCAAGGGCAAAACAATATTTAAAAATGGCGATATATACGAAGGTGAATATGCAAAAGGAAAGCGTGAAGGATATGGCGTTTATATTTTCCCTGACGGCGAAAAATATGAAGGTCAATGGTATCAAGATCAACAACATGGTATCGGAACTTACTATTTTCTGAATAATAATCGCTATACCGGTATGTGGTATCAAGATTATCAACACGGTGAAGGAACAATGACTTATCACAATGGAGATACTTACGAAGGTAGCTGGGCGAATGACAAACGTGAGGGAAAAGGTACCTATATATGGAAAAATGGTTCAAAATATGTAGGCCTATGGAAAGGCGATAAGAAAAACGGGCAGGGAGAATTATCGTGGAATGATGGCTGCAAATACACTGGTAACTGGAAAAGCGATTCACGCGATGGTAAAGGCACGTTTGAATATGCTAACGGAGATAAATACGTGGGCGATTGGGTAGAGGATGTGCAACACGGGAAAGGAATCTATTTTTTCAATACAGGCGATCGTTATGAGGGTTCTTACTTGCAGGGTGAGCGTACCGGTACCGGAATCTACTTTCATGCCAATGGTGACAAATATGTAGGTAACTTCAAAGATGGAATACAAGATGGTAAAGGAACTTTCACTTGGGCCAACGGAGCTGTTTATGAAGGTGATTGGAAAGATAACAATCGGAATGGAAACGGTGTTTATAAATGGAGCAATGGCGATGTTTACGAAGGGGAGTGGAAGAACAATCAACCCAATGGGCAAGGCTTGCTAACACTCACCAATGGAACCAAATACAAAGGTACCTTTGTCAACGGATTGGAAGATGGCAATGGTGTTCAAGAGGATAAAGAAGGCAATCGCTATGAGGGCTTCTTTAAACAAGGCAAAAAGCATGGCCCTTTTGTTGAAACAGATAGTTCGGGCAAAGTTATTCGCAAAGGCACCTATAAATTTGGTGTGCTTGAGTAG
- a CDS encoding pitrilysin family protein — MNRTIQPSVCELAQIDILRPVRVVMPNGIPLDVINSGEQEVIRLDLVFAGGRWHQSQKLQALFTNRLLREGTQTYSSATIANRLDYYGAWLELSTSVEHAYITLYSLNKYFKETLEVLESIIKEPIFPEKELSTVIDSNIQQFQINSTKVDYLAHRSLLNASFGEQHPCGQTLFEEDYRRINSTLLREFYTNHYHSGNCHIFLSGKVTDEIIQNVQSTFGTELFGNTTHPLIKPEYTLTTTPEKRIFTERAEAMQSAVRMGNLTITRDHPDYLKLRVLMTLFGGYFGSRLMSNIREDKGYTYGISAGILFYPNNGLLVISTEAANESVEPLMREVYHEIEKLQNELVGAEELSMVKNYMLGEMCRNYESPFSLSDAWIFILTSGLDDEYFSRSLQAVKEVTSQEICDLARHYLCKEKLKEVIAGKKMS; from the coding sequence ATGAATCGAACCATTCAACCTTCTGTTTGTGAATTGGCACAAATAGATATCCTTCGACCTGTAAGAGTCGTGATGCCCAACGGCATTCCGTTAGATGTGATTAATAGTGGCGAGCAAGAAGTGATTCGCCTGGATCTCGTCTTTGCCGGAGGCAGATGGCATCAATCGCAAAAGTTGCAAGCGCTGTTCACTAACCGCCTATTGCGCGAAGGAACTCAAACTTATAGTTCGGCTACTATTGCCAACCGCTTGGACTATTATGGTGCATGGTTGGAACTCTCCACTTCGGTAGAGCATGCGTACATCACGTTGTATTCCTTAAACAAATACTTTAAAGAAACACTTGAAGTTCTTGAATCGATTATCAAAGAACCCATATTTCCGGAAAAGGAACTCTCCACTGTGATCGACAGTAACATACAGCAATTTCAGATAAACTCTACTAAAGTAGATTACTTGGCTCACCGTAGCCTCTTGAATGCCTCTTTTGGGGAACAGCACCCTTGTGGACAAACACTGTTCGAAGAGGATTATAGAAGAATCAATTCCACATTGCTTCGGGAGTTTTATACTAATCATTATCACTCTGGCAACTGCCATATTTTTCTTTCCGGCAAAGTTACTGATGAGATTATTCAGAACGTTCAATCAACTTTTGGAACTGAATTGTTTGGAAATACTACTCACCCCCTCATTAAACCGGAATATACGCTTACTACCACTCCTGAAAAGAGAATCTTTACCGAGAGAGCTGAGGCGATGCAAAGTGCGGTGAGGATGGGTAACCTCACTATCACACGTGATCATCCTGACTATCTGAAACTCCGGGTACTGATGACCTTATTCGGAGGATATTTTGGAAGCCGGCTCATGTCTAATATTCGTGAAGATAAGGGCTACACTTACGGCATTTCCGCAGGAATTTTATTCTACCCTAATAATGGTTTATTGGTTATTAGCACAGAGGCGGCTAATGAATCTGTAGAACCGCTAATGCGTGAGGTTTATCACGAAATAGAAAAACTTCAAAATGAGCTCGTGGGTGCAGAAGAACTTTCAATGGTAAAAAACTATATGTTGGGCGAGATGTGCCGCAATTATGAGTCGCCTTTTTCTTTGTCAGATGCTTGGATATTTATTCTTACCAGCGGACTTGATGATGAATATTTCTCTCGTTCTCTGCAAGCCGTTAAGGAGGTGACTTCGCAAGAAATCTGCGATCTTGCTCGCCACTATTTATGCAAAGAGAAATTAAAAGAGGTCATTGCTGGTAAAAAGATGTCATAA